In Cumulibacter soli, the following proteins share a genomic window:
- a CDS encoding NADP-dependent oxidoreductase gives MTETTRIVGVTEFGGAEKLHVIEVPIDHAGPGEVRVAVHAAAVNPTDTYIPLGARVRPGQEPNFPYVPGMDVAGVIDEIGEGTDTDLKIGDRVMGIVVPNEAHGGYRASIVLPAESVTHAPAGTSHVEAASLPMNGLTARLALDLLGLQPGQVLAVTGAAGAFGGYVVQLAKADGLTVIADSSESDEELVRGFGADIIVRRGENVADRFREHFADGVDALADGSVQGEQVLSAVKDDGKVATVRFWKGNGERQLQFFPVGVANYWKNREALDALRQQAEEGVLSLRIAKTFPAEDAAAAQQMLIGGGVRGRIVLEF, from the coding sequence ATGACAGAGACGACGCGCATTGTCGGTGTGACTGAGTTCGGTGGCGCCGAAAAACTGCACGTGATCGAGGTACCGATTGACCATGCCGGCCCTGGCGAGGTACGGGTCGCCGTACACGCTGCTGCCGTGAATCCGACCGATACGTACATCCCGTTGGGTGCTCGGGTCCGCCCTGGGCAGGAACCGAACTTCCCGTACGTGCCGGGGATGGACGTCGCTGGTGTGATCGACGAGATCGGTGAGGGCACCGACACCGATCTGAAGATCGGTGATCGGGTGATGGGCATCGTCGTCCCGAACGAGGCGCACGGCGGCTATCGGGCCAGCATTGTGCTCCCGGCCGAGTCGGTCACCCACGCACCCGCGGGTACCTCACATGTCGAAGCTGCGTCGCTGCCGATGAACGGGCTCACCGCGCGACTTGCCCTGGATCTACTGGGGTTGCAGCCGGGACAGGTGCTGGCTGTGACCGGCGCGGCAGGCGCTTTCGGCGGGTACGTCGTACAGCTGGCGAAGGCTGATGGGCTGACGGTGATCGCGGACTCGTCCGAGTCCGATGAAGAACTGGTCCGCGGGTTCGGTGCCGACATCATCGTGCGACGTGGCGAGAATGTCGCGGACCGCTTCCGGGAACATTTCGCCGACGGTGTGGACGCCCTGGCCGACGGATCCGTTCAGGGCGAGCAGGTACTCTCCGCGGTCAAGGACGATGGCAAGGTGGCTACAGTCCGGTTCTGGAAGGGGAACGGCGAGCGTCAGTTGCAGTTCTTCCCGGTTGGTGTCGCGAACTACTGGAAGAACCGCGAAGCGTTGGACGCGCTGCGTCAGCAGGCCGAGGAGGGCGTGCTGTCGTTGCGTATCGCGAAGACGTTCCCGGCCGAAGACGCGGCCGCCGCACAGCAGATGCTGATCGGCGGCGGTGTGCGAGGCCGCATCGTCCTGGAGTTCTAG
- a CDS encoding LLM class flavin-dependent oxidoreductase — protein sequence MTDYGHELLFGTFVTPTADNPRQALDLAMAADTAGLDLVTFQDHPYQSSFLDTWTLMSYVAARTERIRIAGNVLSLPLRPPAVLARAVASLDILSGGRVNLGLGAGAFWEGIAAMGGRRLTPGQGVDALREAITVIRELWDTDKRGGVQHDGEHYQVVGAKRGPAPAHEVPIWVGAYKPKMLALTGAHADGWLPSMEYLSGGAADLPVLNARIDAAAIQAGRSPTDIRRLMNYMGASQSPSRQWAEELAALAITHGISAFIIGGDDRAITERFAGEVAPAVRELVAAERR from the coding sequence ATGACGGACTACGGTCACGAGTTACTTTTCGGCACGTTTGTCACCCCGACGGCCGATAATCCCCGTCAAGCCCTCGATCTGGCGATGGCTGCGGACACTGCGGGCTTGGATCTGGTGACCTTCCAGGACCATCCGTATCAGTCATCGTTCCTGGATACCTGGACCTTGATGTCGTATGTCGCTGCCCGCACGGAGCGCATTCGCATCGCCGGAAATGTGCTCAGTCTGCCGTTGCGGCCTCCGGCCGTATTGGCCCGAGCCGTCGCCAGCCTCGACATACTCAGCGGCGGACGAGTGAACCTTGGCCTGGGTGCGGGCGCATTTTGGGAGGGCATCGCCGCGATGGGCGGCCGCCGGCTTACCCCGGGGCAGGGAGTCGACGCGCTACGCGAGGCCATCACCGTGATCCGTGAACTGTGGGACACCGACAAGCGCGGCGGTGTGCAGCATGACGGCGAGCACTACCAGGTTGTCGGCGCAAAACGTGGGCCGGCACCAGCCCATGAGGTCCCGATCTGGGTTGGCGCGTACAAACCAAAGATGCTGGCGCTGACCGGAGCTCACGCGGATGGGTGGCTGCCGTCGATGGAGTACCTATCGGGCGGCGCCGCGGACCTGCCAGTACTCAATGCCCGCATAGACGCCGCCGCGATCCAGGCCGGCCGATCCCCCACGGACATCCGCCGGCTGATGAATTACATGGGCGCGTCGCAGTCGCCCTCGCGTCAGTGGGCCGAGGAACTCGCCGCCCTCGCGATCACACACGGCATCAGTGCCTTCATCATCGGCGGCGATGACCGCGCTATCACCGAACGATTTGCCGGCGAGGTTGCCCCCGCCGTGCGCGAGCTGGTCGCCGCCGAGCGCCGCTAG